A genome region from Syntrophomonadaceae bacterium includes the following:
- a CDS encoding spore germination protein → MFRIPKKPHRKPFPTGQKQHQKTVPGMADQVSGSIAQPQTKSNDIFPGGGTGEGTSLEKRQPLSTSLAENLAAIRNRTGENSDLIIREFEVFLYKIRAAVIYLDGLVNNELVHVHVLRGLMAGSAAMRVSEQEEAPECGEMRGTQEVCLQGEDAFKAIKDKLLSVAGAGEISTVDQAVLAFHSADAVFLLDGYSQGLVLAVRGFPVRGIAEPGTENMIRGPREGFVEGLRINTALLRRRLRDPNFKMISMRLGRRTHTDCVLAYVQDLVDPDLLSEVQQRLANIDCDLILESGNIEQLIEDSWLSPFPQVQSTERPDKVIAAVLEGRVAILVDGTPFALLVPATFLQFFQAGEDYYERWLIASVVRMLRIFASYVATFTPALYVAVLSFHPGLLPTNLALAVAATREGIPFPAVVEALIMEVAFELFREAGARLPGPIGQTVGIVGGLIVGEAAVAANLASPGMVIVVALTALAGFSIPAYNMAIGFRLVRFPLTILAATLGLYGVMLGFIIINIHMVSLRSFGVTYLSPLAPYRFRDWKDILIRAPARAMVTRPAITRARQPKRENSDKPEGW, encoded by the coding sequence ATGTTTCGCATACCCAAGAAACCCCATCGCAAACCCTTTCCGACGGGGCAGAAACAGCATCAAAAAACAGTTCCTGGCATGGCGGACCAGGTGAGCGGATCCATAGCCCAGCCCCAGACCAAATCCAACGATATTTTTCCCGGCGGCGGCACCGGCGAAGGCACCTCTTTGGAAAAACGGCAACCCCTGTCGACTTCTCTGGCTGAAAACCTGGCGGCCATCAGGAACCGCACAGGAGAAAACAGTGACCTGATAATCAGGGAATTCGAGGTTTTTCTTTATAAAATCCGGGCAGCGGTGATCTATCTCGACGGCCTGGTCAACAATGAGCTGGTTCATGTCCATGTTCTGCGCGGCCTGATGGCCGGCAGTGCCGCCATGCGGGTATCGGAGCAAGAAGAGGCCCCGGAATGCGGTGAAATGAGAGGGACGCAGGAAGTTTGCCTGCAGGGAGAAGATGCCTTTAAGGCAATAAAAGACAAACTTCTCTCTGTTGCCGGCGCCGGGGAAATCAGCACTGTGGACCAGGCTGTCCTGGCCTTTCATTCAGCTGACGCCGTATTTTTGCTGGACGGTTATAGTCAGGGACTGGTCCTGGCAGTCCGCGGCTTTCCTGTCCGGGGGATTGCCGAGCCTGGCACCGAAAACATGATCCGCGGACCCCGGGAGGGTTTTGTAGAGGGCCTCAGGATTAATACTGCGTTGCTGCGGCGGCGCTTGCGGGACCCCAACTTTAAGATGATCAGCATGCGCCTGGGGCGGCGCACACATACCGACTGTGTTTTGGCCTATGTGCAGGACCTGGTGGACCCGGACCTGTTGTCAGAGGTGCAGCAGCGCCTGGCCAACATTGACTGCGATCTGATCCTGGAAAGCGGCAACATTGAGCAGTTAATCGAGGACAGCTGGTTGTCCCCCTTTCCCCAGGTTCAATCTACCGAGCGGCCCGACAAGGTGATCGCCGCGGTCCTGGAGGGGCGGGTGGCCATCCTGGTGGACGGCACTCCTTTTGCCTTGCTGGTGCCGGCTACTTTCCTGCAGTTCTTCCAGGCCGGCGAGGATTATTATGAGCGCTGGCTGATTGCCTCTGTGGTCAGAATGCTCCGGATTTTTGCCTCCTATGTGGCCACCTTCACCCCGGCCTTGTACGTGGCTGTCCTTTCCTTTCACCCGGGGTTATTGCCCACCAACCTGGCCCTGGCTGTTGCCGCAACAAGGGAGGGTATTCCTTTCCCGGCGGTGGTGGAGGCCCTGATTATGGAGGTGGCTTTTGAGCTGTTCCGGGAGGCCGGCGCCCGCCTGCCCGGCCCCATCGGTCAGACCGTCGGCATTGTCGGCGGCCTCATCGTGGGCGAGGCAGCCGTAGCGGCTAACCTGGCCAGCCCGGGGATGGTCATCGTGGTGGCTCTGACGGCCCTGGCGGGGTTTAGCATACCCGCCTACAACATGGCCATCGGCTTTCGGCTGGTGCGCTTTCCTTTGACAATCCTGGCTGCTACCCTCGGGCTGTACGGGGTGATGCTGGGCTTTATAATCATCAACATCCATATGGTC
- a CDS encoding ribose-phosphate pyrophosphokinase — translation MPSNLGNIKIFTGNANPALAEEIAEYIEIPLGDVKVKRFSDGEIAIAIDESVRGADVFIIQPTCYPVNDNLMELLIMIDGMRRASARRITAVIPYYGYARQERKTRARDPISAKLVANLITAAGVRRVVAMDLHAGAIQGFFDIPVDHLVVVPILAEYFKLKGLEDLVVVSPDIGGVTRARDLGERLHAQIAIIDKRRPAPNVSEIMHIIGDVKGKNVVMTDDIIDTAGTVANGAAALMERGAREVYACCTHPVLSGPAFQNLAEAPIKELVVTNTIPIPPEKMSPQIKVLSVAPLLGEAIIRIHKDMSVSKLFS, via the coding sequence ATGCCCAGCAACTTAGGCAATATTAAGATCTTTACCGGCAACGCCAACCCCGCTTTGGCCGAGGAGATCGCCGAGTACATTGAGATCCCTTTGGGAGACGTCAAGGTCAAACGCTTTAGCGATGGGGAGATTGCTATCGCCATTGATGAGAGCGTCCGGGGGGCTGATGTCTTTATCATCCAGCCCACCTGCTACCCGGTTAATGATAACCTGATGGAGCTTTTAATCATGATCGACGGGATGCGCCGGGCTTCTGCCCGCCGGATTACCGCCGTTATTCCCTACTACGGCTATGCCCGCCAGGAACGCAAAACCCGGGCCAGGGATCCCATCTCGGCCAAACTGGTGGCAAACCTGATTACGGCTGCCGGTGTCCGGCGGGTAGTGGCCATGGACCTTCATGCCGGGGCCATCCAGGGTTTCTTCGATATCCCGGTAGACCACCTGGTAGTTGTGCCTATTTTAGCCGAGTATTTTAAGCTAAAAGGCCTGGAGGACCTGGTCGTGGTGTCCCCTGATATTGGGGGGGTGACCAGGGCACGGGATCTGGGCGAAAGGCTCCATGCCCAGATTGCCATTATTGATAAGCGCCGCCCGGCCCCCAATGTTTCGGAAATCATGCATATAATCGGCGATGTCAAGGGCAAAAACGTGGTCATGACCGACGACATTATTGATACTGCCGGTACTGTTGCCAATGGAGCTGCAGCTCTGATGGAAAGAGGCGCCCGGGAAGTATATGCCTGCTGTACCCACCCGGTCTTATCCGGTCCAGCCTTTCAGAACTTAGCGGAGGCGCCGATCAAAGAACTGGTCGTCACCAATACCATTCCGATCCCCCCGGAAAAAATGAGCCCCCAGATCAAGGTCCTTTCGGTGGCGCCTTTGCTGGGGGAAGCGATTATTCGTATTCACAAGGATATGTCGGTCAGCAAACTCTTCAGTTAG
- a CDS encoding 4-(cytidine 5'-diphospho)-2-C-methyl-D-erythritol kinase, with amino-acid sequence MSSITVRAYAKINLVLDVLAKRPDGYHEISSIMQSVSLADRVTISHEPEGITVSCDNPEVPGGFGNLAYRAARLLLEEAGIARGVHISLEKSIPIAAGLAGGSSDAAAVLLGINYLFALGYTPAQLMAFGARLGADVPFCLLGGTAWARGIGEQLTLLKSPPLLWLVLVKPPFGVSTAQAYQWYDEERHLKHPDVQQALTSLANGDRAGLIDSLGNVLEGVTSAKYPEVSQIKEEMHALGALRAVMCGSGPTVFGVARDEHHALSMANRLGLRYQETYVVKTL; translated from the coding sequence ATGTCGTCAATTACCGTAAGAGCTTACGCGAAAATAAACCTGGTTTTGGATGTCTTGGCCAAACGGCCGGATGGTTACCATGAAATCAGCAGCATCATGCAGTCAGTCAGCCTGGCTGACCGGGTTACCATCAGCCACGAGCCAGAGGGAATAACGGTTTCCTGCGACAATCCGGAAGTGCCGGGCGGTTTTGGCAATCTCGCCTACCGGGCTGCCCGGCTGCTTTTGGAGGAGGCCGGTATTGCCCGGGGTGTGCATATATCATTGGAAAAATCAATCCCCATCGCGGCTGGTTTGGCAGGTGGCAGCTCCGATGCCGCTGCTGTTCTCCTGGGCATTAATTATCTGTTTGCTCTCGGGTATACTCCTGCTCAGCTGATGGCCTTTGGTGCCCGTTTAGGGGCGGATGTTCCCTTTTGCCTTTTAGGAGGCACCGCCTGGGCACGGGGCATCGGGGAGCAGCTTACCTTGCTTAAATCCCCGCCTTTATTATGGCTGGTCCTGGTAAAACCCCCTTTCGGGGTATCTACTGCCCAGGCTTATCAATGGTATGATGAGGAAAGACACTTGAAACATCCAGACGTTCAGCAGGCTTTAACATCCCTGGCTAACGGGGACCGCGCGGGACTCATTGATTCATTGGGAAATGTGCTGGAGGGAGTTACCTCTGCCAAATATCCGGAGGTTAGCCAGATAAAGGAGGAAATGCATGCCTTGGGGGCCTTGCGGGCAGTAATGTGCGGGAGTGGACCCACCGTTTTTGGCGTGGCCCGGGATGAGCATCATGCCTTGTCAATGGCTAACCGGCTGGGCCTCCGGTATCAAGAGACCTATGTGGTCAAAACCCTGTAA
- the purR gene encoding pur operon repressor: MDKVRRGERITVITKVLTGQPGRLFSLGYFADLFQTAKSSISEDLAIIKDTLAEHDLGQLTTVSGAAGGVRYRPRLSEKRVKSFLAGLARELGAPERIMAGGYLYMSDMIFNPETAWQIGEVFASVFPDLEPEYVVTVETKGIPLALMTARMMSVPLVIIRNEGRVTEGPAVNINYVSGSTRRIRTMSLARRAMPAGARVLLIDDFMKGGGTARGVQDLMREFQAQLVGTGVLVATAEPAEKMVDNFIALLKLQQINERQRVVSLCPGI, encoded by the coding sequence GTGGATAAGGTGCGGAGAGGTGAACGAATAACCGTTATCACCAAGGTGCTGACAGGACAGCCGGGAAGGCTGTTCTCTTTGGGCTATTTTGCGGATCTGTTCCAGACAGCCAAGTCCAGCATCAGCGAAGACCTTGCGATAATCAAGGATACCTTGGCAGAACATGATCTGGGTCAGCTGACGACAGTTTCCGGCGCTGCCGGCGGCGTAAGATACCGTCCCAGGTTGAGTGAAAAGAGGGTCAAGTCCTTTTTAGCCGGGCTTGCCCGGGAACTGGGCGCGCCGGAGCGGATCATGGCCGGAGGCTATCTTTATATGAGCGATATGATCTTTAATCCGGAGACGGCCTGGCAAATTGGAGAAGTGTTCGCCTCGGTTTTTCCCGATCTGGAGCCGGAGTATGTGGTAACAGTGGAGACCAAGGGGATTCCGCTGGCGTTGATGACCGCTCGCATGATGTCGGTGCCCTTGGTGATCATCAGAAATGAAGGCAGGGTAACCGAGGGCCCGGCGGTGAATATTAATTATGTTTCCGGTTCAACCAGACGGATCCGCACCATGTCATTGGCTCGCCGGGCAATGCCTGCCGGGGCCAGGGTGCTGTTGATTGACGATTTCATGAAAGGCGGGGGCACGGCCAGGGGGGTGCAGGATTTAATGCGGGAATTTCAGGCCCAGCTGGTTGGTACAGGAGTACTGGTTGCTACCGCCGAACCAGCGGAAAAAATGGTGGACAACTTTATTGCTCTGCTTAAACTTCAACAGATCAATGAACGGCAACGGGTTGTTTCCCTTTGCCCCGGGATCTGA
- the glmU gene encoding bifunctional UDP-N-acetylglucosamine diphosphorylase/glucosamine-1-phosphate N-acetyltransferase GlmU yields MEKLAAIILAAGKGTRMRSRMPKVLHQVAGQYMVSHVLAAAREAGVECLVVVTGHEAELVEKSLGSNYFYAYQQKQLGTGHAVMQAEAKLPEDIDLVLVLSGDTPLLTTATLKNLLDYHREMETAATILTAFPEDPAGYGRVLREAGGRVIRIVEEKDATPKEREIREVNAGAYCFERQHLFKALKRINPANAQGEYYLTDVIGILAKDGLSVAAVAAADPREFQGINNRVQLAGAEQVFRQRINEELMLAGVTILHPESTFIEKGVVIGQDTVIFPFTFIKGNTVIGSGCQIGPYATLTDCRLGEGVVFRHSVADHAMMEAGCQVGPFAYLRPGALLREGVKVGDFVEIKNSDIGPGSKVPHLSYIGDTTLGRGVNIGAGTITCNYDGINKWETVIHDGAFIGSNTNLVAPVKIGAFAVTGAGSTITKDIPPEALGVARSRQVNIEGWAKKKLRINEQKQK; encoded by the coding sequence ATGGAAAAACTGGCTGCCATTATTCTAGCTGCCGGAAAAGGAACCAGGATGCGCTCCCGGATGCCAAAAGTGTTGCACCAGGTAGCAGGCCAGTATATGGTGAGTCATGTGCTTGCAGCTGCCCGGGAAGCGGGTGTGGAGTGTCTGGTGGTTGTAACAGGCCACGAAGCGGAACTGGTGGAAAAAAGTTTAGGCAGCAATTATTTTTATGCGTACCAGCAAAAGCAGCTGGGAACTGGCCATGCAGTAATGCAAGCAGAGGCCAAACTCCCGGAAGATATCGATCTGGTCCTGGTGTTAAGCGGGGATACTCCTCTGTTAACTACCGCTACCCTGAAAAACCTCCTGGATTATCATCGCGAAATGGAAACTGCCGCAACCATCTTAACGGCTTTTCCGGAAGATCCTGCCGGCTATGGGCGGGTGCTGCGGGAAGCTGGCGGACGGGTTATCCGCATTGTGGAGGAAAAAGATGCAACACCAAAGGAGCGGGAGATCCGCGAGGTTAATGCCGGGGCTTATTGTTTTGAGCGCCAGCATTTATTCAAAGCCCTTAAACGGATAAATCCCGCTAATGCCCAGGGGGAGTATTATCTGACCGATGTGATCGGTATTCTGGCAAAAGACGGGCTCAGTGTGGCGGCTGTGGCTGCAGCTGATCCCAGAGAATTTCAGGGGATCAATAACAGGGTGCAGCTGGCCGGGGCAGAACAGGTCTTTCGCCAGCGCATCAATGAAGAGCTGATGCTGGCAGGGGTAACTATCCTGCACCCGGAGAGCACTTTTATTGAAAAAGGTGTTGTGATCGGACAGGACACAGTAATTTTCCCCTTTACCTTTATTAAAGGAAATACTGTTATTGGTTCCGGCTGCCAGATCGGACCTTATGCAACCCTTACCGACTGCCGCCTTGGGGAAGGGGTTGTTTTTCGTCACAGCGTTGCAGATCATGCTATGATGGAGGCCGGGTGCCAGGTGGGCCCCTTTGCCTACTTGAGGCCCGGAGCCCTGTTGCGGGAAGGGGTTAAGGTCGGGGATTTTGTCGAAATAAAAAACAGCGATATTGGGCCCGGCAGCAAGGTTCCCCATCTTTCCTATATTGGGGACACAACCTTGGGGCGGGGTGTCAATATTGGCGCCGGAACGATTACCTGCAATTATGACGGCATCAACAAATGGGAAACAGTGATCCATGATGGCGCGTTTATTGGCAGCAACACCAATCTGGTAGCCCCGGTGAAGATAGGGGCTTTTGCAGTAACCGGCGCCGGCTCGACCATTACTAAAGATATCCCGCCGGAAGCCTTGGGAGTTGCCCGCAGCCGTCAGGTCAACATTGAAGGCTGGGCTAAAAAGAAGTTACGGATCAATGAACAGAAGCAAAAATAA
- a CDS encoding PRC-barrel domain-containing protein, producing the protein MRNSRKMQSMPVVSLEDGSQVGKVKNLLLDAAGKKVAGLVLDQKGLFKDSRVVPFDQIQNIGEHAITIDKSTRAERFANLPHLAKLMKEQVHLIGTQVITEDGNVLGTVEEYYFDSCTGKITLLLLGGGNFVGNLLKGRASLPASALVTLGKSTVIARRGAEELLEKEEGAVQETMKSVKETSAKAWDSTVKATKKLGETLHKSMERFSPEEQEKPRQAEQPTGVNRNREIIQDEPQATPVPPAEEPFRDQEPRKTN; encoded by the coding sequence TTGAGGAATTCCCGCAAAATGCAGTCCATGCCGGTGGTCAGCCTGGAGGACGGAAGCCAGGTCGGCAAGGTTAAAAACCTCTTGCTGGATGCCGCAGGCAAAAAAGTAGCCGGACTGGTGCTGGATCAAAAAGGACTGTTTAAAGATAGCCGGGTGGTCCCCTTTGACCAAATCCAAAACATTGGCGAACATGCGATCACAATCGACAAAAGCACCCGGGCAGAACGGTTCGCCAATCTACCCCACCTGGCCAAACTAATGAAGGAACAGGTGCATTTGATCGGCACCCAGGTGATCACGGAAGATGGCAATGTTTTAGGAACAGTAGAAGAATACTATTTTGACAGTTGCACGGGGAAGATTACCCTCCTGCTCCTGGGAGGAGGCAATTTCGTTGGTAATTTGTTGAAGGGGAGGGCTAGCCTGCCTGCCAGCGCTCTGGTCACCTTGGGGAAAAGTACCGTCATTGCCCGGCGAGGAGCGGAGGAACTCCTGGAAAAGGAAGAAGGGGCCGTGCAGGAAACCATGAAGTCAGTAAAAGAAACCAGCGCCAAGGCATGGGATTCTACCGTTAAAGCCACCAAAAAGCTGGGAGAAACCTTGCATAAGTCGATGGAGAGGTTTTCGCCGGAAGAACAGGAAAAACCCCGGCAGGCCGAACAGCCCACCGGGGTTAACCGGAATCGGGAAATAATCCAGGATGAGCCGCAAGCAACGCCTGTCCCGCCAGCGGAAGAGCCTTTCCGGGATCAGGAGCCGCGCAAGACTAACTGA
- a CDS encoding GntR family transcriptional regulator, which produces MPDRLSPIKLESYKPLREIVFEALREAIMSGRLRPGERMMEVQLAEELGVSRTPVREAIRKLELEGFAVMIPRKGAYVSDLSIKDIADVFEIRGALEALASGLAAERISPGEMEELERLLVQVSECAEDQDLDRLVDIDTQFHAVLYRASRNDRLAQMINTLWEQVQRFRRTTMGSPGRMRETLEEHRKIVDAIADRNVNLANALAIEHMENAENRMLEAVRLQSIAKKDNL; this is translated from the coding sequence ATGCCCGACAGATTGTCGCCGATCAAGTTAGAGAGCTATAAGCCACTGCGGGAAATAGTTTTTGAGGCCTTAAGAGAAGCTATCATGAGCGGTCGTCTCCGCCCGGGGGAGCGGATGATGGAGGTGCAGTTGGCCGAAGAATTGGGGGTCAGCCGGACTCCGGTGCGGGAAGCCATTCGGAAACTTGAGCTTGAGGGTTTTGCGGTCATGATCCCGCGAAAGGGGGCATATGTTTCTGACCTGTCAATCAAAGACATCGCAGATGTGTTTGAGATCCGGGGGGCGCTCGAAGCCCTGGCGTCTGGATTGGCTGCTGAGCGGATCAGCCCCGGGGAAATGGAGGAATTGGAGCGGCTTTTAGTGCAGGTTTCCGAGTGTGCGGAGGACCAGGATTTAGATCGTCTGGTTGATATAGATACCCAGTTCCATGCGGTATTATACCGTGCCAGCAGGAATGATCGTCTGGCCCAGATGATTAACACTCTTTGGGAACAGGTCCAGCGTTTTCGCCGCACCACCATGGGCAGTCCTGGCAGGATGCGGGAAACACTGGAGGAACACCGAAAAATTGTAGACGCTATCGCCGACCGCAATGTCAACCTGGCCAATGCTTTGGCAATTGAACATATGGAGAACGCTGAAAACCGCATGCTGGAAGCAGTACGGCTGCAAAGCATCGCGAAAAAGGACAATCTGTAA
- a CDS encoding nucleotidyltransferase family protein: MKVDAIILAGSPNDGKLARCSSATNEALIEIGGRIIVDYVVSALREAQSVDRIAIVGPIEELASFYGAAPGIILTPSGSTAMESVVRGLKALDTLGQVLVVTSDIPLITAQTVEEFIRQCGDRSCDLYYPVVSKELSEITYPGVKRTYVKLREGTFTGGNIFLLRGETVYRCLPEAERLVSLRKSPLAMAWVVGLPLVVKLLLQILPMKEAERRVCQMLGIKGKVIISSCPELGIDVDKPEDLELVKGVLNGKPAASV, translated from the coding sequence ATGAAGGTAGATGCCATTATCCTGGCAGGCAGTCCTAATGACGGCAAACTGGCCCGGTGCAGTTCCGCAACCAACGAGGCGCTGATTGAAATAGGCGGGCGAATCATCGTGGATTATGTGGTTTCAGCGCTGCGGGAGGCTCAGTCCGTGGATAGAATCGCTATCGTTGGGCCGATAGAAGAATTGGCGTCCTTTTACGGCGCTGCCCCCGGCATTATTTTAACCCCTTCAGGTAGTACAGCGATGGAGAGCGTCGTGAGGGGACTGAAGGCGCTGGATACCTTGGGGCAAGTTCTGGTCGTGACCAGTGATATTCCCCTCATAACAGCTCAGACTGTCGAGGAGTTTATCCGGCAATGCGGGGATCGGTCCTGTGACTTGTACTATCCGGTGGTCAGCAAAGAACTGAGCGAAATCACATATCCGGGAGTCAAAAGGACATATGTAAAACTTAGAGAAGGCACATTTACCGGCGGGAACATCTTCCTTTTAAGAGGAGAGACTGTATACCGGTGTTTACCAGAGGCTGAAAGGCTGGTCAGTTTGCGCAAGAGCCCTCTGGCAATGGCCTGGGTAGTGGGGCTGCCTTTAGTCGTCAAGCTGCTCTTGCAAATCTTGCCGATGAAAGAGGCTGAACGGAGGGTTTGCCAGATGCTGGGCATCAAGGGCAAGGTGATCATTTCCAGTTGCCCTGAATTGGGTATCGATGTGGATAAACCGGAAGATCTGGAACTTGTGAAGGGCGTGCTCAATGGCAAGCCTGCGGCATCTGTATAA
- the spoVG gene encoding septation regulator SpoVG, with protein MNVTDVRIRRISLEGKMKAIVSVTLDNAFVVHDVKVVEGQNGLFVAMPSRRTPEGAFRDIAHPISANARETIQTAVLKAYQEAI; from the coding sequence ATGAATGTTACGGATGTTAGAATTAGAAGAATTAGCCTGGAAGGCAAGATGAAGGCTATCGTATCGGTGACCCTGGATAATGCCTTTGTGGTTCATGATGTCAAGGTCGTAGAAGGACAGAACGGACTCTTTGTGGCTATGCCTAGCCGCAGGACCCCGGAAGGGGCTTTCCGGGACATCGCTCATCCCATATCGGCTAATGCGCGGGAAACCATTCAAACTGCTGTGCTTAAGGCCTATCAGGAAGCCATCTAA